In bacterium 336/3, the following proteins share a genomic window:
- a CDS encoding RNA polymerase subunit sigma-70 → MSHQALQYSETDIIAGLRQGDSKVLEIVYKQHYPTILHFIIQNNGTDQDAKDLYQEAILVLYEKLKQENFLLTCQIKTFVYSVCRRLWLKRLREKGRYYGKIEDFESFIPFEEEEINAEDGEHKYGAMAQALDIIGEPCRTLLKDFYIENLSMQDISEKMGYTNADNAKNQKYKCLMRLKKLFFEKYK, encoded by the coding sequence ATGAGTCATCAGGCTTTGCAGTATTCAGAAACAGATATTATCGCAGGTTTGCGTCAGGGAGATAGTAAAGTATTGGAAATAGTTTATAAACAACATTATCCAACTATTTTACATTTTATAATTCAAAACAATGGTACAGACCAAGATGCCAAAGATTTGTATCAGGAGGCTATTTTGGTACTATATGAGAAACTCAAGCAAGAGAATTTCTTGCTGACATGCCAAATCAAAACATTTGTGTATTCGGTGTGTAGAAGGCTTTGGCTAAAGAGATTGAGAGAGAAAGGGCGTTATTATGGCAAAATAGAAGATTTTGAAAGTTTTATTCCTTTTGAAGAAGAGGAAATTAATGCAGAGGATGGAGAACATAAATATGGAGCAATGGCTCAAGCTTTGGATATTATAGGAGAGCCTTGTAGAACACTTCTCAAGGATTTCTATATCGAAAATCTTTCGATGCAAGATATATCTGAAAAAATGGGTTATACCAATGCTGATAATGCCAAGAATCAGAAATACAAATGCTTAATGCGACTTAAAAAGTTGTTTTTTGAGAAATATAAATAA